TGGCATATAGTCATAGGATAAACCTGCCCTATAAAACACACACAAGAAGACAACTACATATAGATCCTGTCGCCACCACCACCGTAATCTGCAGCCACCATGGAATTAGCACAAGTGCACACCCTCAACTTAAGAGGCGTCCTCTCCGTATCAAAGAGGATCATCTTAGCCAGATACTGGCACTTTATCTCCTTAtctctcatcttcttcctccctCTTTCTTTTTATCTCATCATCAGCCCCACCCTCATCCACCTCCCCAAACACCCCTTCACCTACGATCATCTAATCGCTTATCTAGTCTACACCCTAATCGTCTACGTCCTCGCCCTATGCGCCATCGGCACCATCACCTACAGCACACACCATGCTTTCTTCGGTGAGCCCGTCAGCTTCTTAGACTCCCTCAAGTCCCTAACCTTCTCCTTCTTCCCGCTTGCTTCTACCGCGGTTTTAGCTCATGTTCTTATACTTGTTACCTCGTTAAACTTCCTCATGTTCGTTGGATCAGTTCTTATGTTCATGAATAACTTAGGGATTGTTTTAACTGATTACAACTCGGTTTACTTCATGTGGTTTTCGGCCATCATGGGAGCGATTCTAATCACGATTGTTATATATTTCTACGTGGAATGGTCGTTGGCTTTTGTGGTGGTTGTGGTCGAATCGAGATGGGGATTTGCGGCTTTGATGAGGAGCTCGTATTTGGTTAAGGGGATGCGATAGGTTTCGTTGTTAGTGATGTTGTATTTTGGTGTTTGTGGTGTGCTCTTAGTGGGGATGTGTTCTGAAAATTTCTATAGAAGTTGGGCGTTCGGTCCGCTAGTATTTATTACGATGCTTGGTTCGGTCTTTCTAATGATATTTATGCTTCGGATTACTGCTGCGAACACTGTGTTGTATAATTACTGCAAGGCTTTGCATGGTGAATTGGCACTTGAGGTTGCTGAGGGGTTTGTTCAAGAGTACATGAATTTGCCTGTCGATGCTGGATGGTGAGAAAGTTTCTTTAGCATAAAGTAATGTGTTTGTATTTATAAAATGTTGTAATTTGTTGATGTACTTcaaaaccatcatacacaaacacatccttaccaaacgagaTGACAAcccaatcgaatggtcacccgatcggataaccatccgaacggattgccatccgatcggattgccattcgacaCTCAGTCACTTCCCAACGTTTAACGCACCGTTCAACGATTACGCTATCGATAtgtgatcaggctaatctcagacgcgctccctttaatccaaccaagttgtgtttacttgccgaacaccgactgtgagtatactcgaacccttttttatcgcattttgggtgtaacatatgTTTCTATCAaatcaaacttatcaaacgaattattcaatcaaactgtttatcacttgcgaataatgttatgcatatttacacgtgatactagttacatatgtgttaggacttatactcgcaaggtcccgccttaactagtatagtactatagaacccgacggggtctagttaggataaatagcaatcgcaatcgtaGCTCGAgagacttagctggtagtatctatcttgtatgcatgtatgttacACAAATTACATttgtataagtcctaacacatatgtaactaggaATCTTGTGTatcctatgtgaaatctatttaGGAATCTTGTGTATCCTATGTGactcctatgtgaaatctattatACTACTCGCAACAAGTTTTGaacgcgctcaatcgcatcgcaaaactcaaaaatcattatgatcgaatctcactccaaacCTCTCTTTGTCTAGATGTTTTCCAACGACTCTACCTCAAATTTTCGCAACAAGTTagtggccaaggtcattcctcaaattttcgctcaagtgcactctctcagcaactctcgaacctcagaagactctaagacggaagcgccgcaatctatcttcctctacaaacacttcaaagcctgtgacccgatggagttcacgggtgaaggaggtgtgtcctagctactccagtggttcgtttctatcgaagttacccttcgtcagagtgggtgtccAGTGTCCCTATAGTTTCCATACTACTTGCGCAACCAgagtatttcaatcgcgagcactcgactggtggactgccgaacgtaacaaacgtgggatctccgcagcttacgctctctcttgggatgagctgaaagacctcatgaagaaagagtactgccctccccacgaagtccagaagctagaagacgaattttgggaaatcaagcaagtcgaaggtgacaatactggctacaccgcaaggttcaaacaacttagcataatctgcctaagtcaagtcaacacttcagaaaaatccatcacgaagtacattcgcggcttgcctgaatgtgtgggagattttgtcgaagctgcaagaccttcTACCATCAAAGAAACCTACCGCTTAGCCGCCGAAATCAacgacaaacgagtcttggacggattTTTCTACAAgaatcctgtcaaacaagctAATCAAGCAATCGTCATCGATTCTCCAGACGATTCTACCGACGATTCTTCAAGTGAGTCCTTAGACGAATCTTCCGATGAC
The sequence above is drawn from the Helianthus annuus cultivar XRQ/B chromosome 12, HanXRQr2.0-SUNRISE, whole genome shotgun sequence genome and encodes:
- the LOC110892556 gene encoding uncharacterized protein LOC110892556, encoding MELAQVHTLNLRGVLSVSKRIILARYWHFISLSLIFFLPLSFYLIISPTLIHLPKHPFTYDHLIAYLVYTLIVYVLALCAIGTITYSTHHAFFGEPVSFLDSLKSLTFSFFPLASTAVLAHVLILVTSLNFLMFVGSVLMFMNNLGIVLTDYNSVYFMWFSAIMGAILITIVIYFYVEWSLAFVVVVVESRWGFAALMRSSYLVKGMR